In a single window of the Nicotiana tomentosiformis chromosome 8, ASM39032v3, whole genome shotgun sequence genome:
- the LOC138897844 gene encoding uncharacterized protein: MRSRKRSKEVDVENGGNSAEEASRAKYKKAKGEEEIVEKSEFGRCTRGKLKALQDNASESRKIDSEKLKTINQQIEDRNTGRKKRVQGQEREKNARENVETEKEEDQAINVSKSHRRERSKDATEEEKAPQDNASQLGNRRRKDENVKKS; this comes from the coding sequence atgCGCAGTAGAAAGCGGTCAAAAGAAGTTGATGTAGAGAATGGGGGAAACTCTGCTGAGGAAGCGAGTAGAGCTAAGTATAAGAAGGCTAAGGGAGAAGAAGAGATAGTGGAAAAATCAGAGTTTGGAAGATGTACTCGTGGCAAGCTGAAGGCTTTGCAAGATAATGCATCAGAGTCGAGGAAGATAGATTCGGAGAAGTTAAAGACAATTAATCAGCAAATAGAAGACCGCAATACAGGTAGGAAAAAGAGGGTTCAAGGTCAGGAGCGTGAAAAAAATGCAAGGGAGAATGTTGAAACTGAGAAAGAAGAAGACCAAGCGATTAATGTAAGTAAAAGCCACAGAAGAGAGAGGTCCAAAGACGCCACAGAAGAAGAGAAAGCTCCGCAAGATAATGCATCACAGCTCGGAAACAGGAGGAGGAAGGATGAGAATGTAAAAAAATCTTAA